agaggaatggagaaatatatcgctggattatattagaaaactatatcgttctttgccgaaacgaatgctggaggtggtggagaataagggaggatccacacattattaaattttaaaaggttttttatttttgtacaatttagtagataataaacactacaacttttgaaagtgtgctatcatttcgccgaccggatttcacaatcattgttgataaatacaagaggaatagcgaagatacagtttcaagctcatataccttattactacaaggtactgtttatatgccattcgtcaaacttgggaaattcggactctatctatgagaaattaatgatagcacacatgtgctatctttttgtccaagggtgtatttGTACAGTAATTCATTTCAGCAGAAATACCGTAGAACATCCGTTTATCgacaaaattttaagaaatgaaaGATACCTGTATATTCGTACAAGTTTGCAGAACAATTTTCATGCAAAGAAGAACGTGATAGCTATTCCGTtctgtgaaaatattaataggtATTTAGCATTGGAtaaaacgtaaatacgtaaagatattttcaaaaataatctGCATCACAGTTCAGAGAAAAATGGGTTTGACAGACAATTTCATCCTGATGCGAGAAAACGATCCAAAGCGTAATGCTACTCATACGCGAGCGTGTATCTTCCATAATGTTTGGGGACCCTTAAAAATACCTAGACAGTGcttatatataaacattatcGACAATATACGAGACTACctgaaaggaaaaatatgaagTGACCAGAATTCATGGAGGAATGATTTACAGAGGACTCTTtcagaagaatagaaaaatctttcaaatagaattctcattagtttatataaatatattcatacgATATAATCAAATACCTTATGATAAAATACCttataataaaatcgaaagCCTATTAAgtatgaaaataatgaaacttaATAATTTCCTCTTCTAGATATTGGATAAGCCTTTGCTAATTTCTGCCATTGAACTATAACAGCACGACTACTTATTACGCTTGTATTTTtgtcgttttttaaatattaatattttgcacaAAGGACACAGatattctatctttttttccaCGAGCATTATTATTCTACAGATCAGCAGGaatatgtacgtattttttatttgctaaaATTCCATTACCAAACGTTGTTCTATAATTGATAtaagtaattttgttaaaattagaTACCGTACGAATACGTTTCTCGCTGACTGTATAAATAaactatacaaatatttttctacctcGATAAGAATAAACTATACTAATAATTGtcaaaagaaagcaaaaaatcTGATACCAGTCATTTCGACTGGGTTTTGGCAGTTCtatagtaatattaatagaCGTTGTATCACGTAGATGTTAAAAATAGCGATTATCGTGGGATATAGATTGGAAAAGAATCGCGTTTActcttgaaatttgaatttttgtcGCTCGTAAGTTCATCTTGCGTTTACGCGGTgcaaaggaagaagaggaatgCACGTCGTAcggataaaaaaaattttgaatctCCAAGCGAGATATATAAGAGGTTCAGAAAGCGTTACAGAGTTGTAGGAATGGCATTGCGTGAGCCGCTTAAATTAACGGTTCGTATACTTTCTCCGCTGTCATTCGTGTGTTCTCCGCTAATGGGTGATAAAAATCACCTGGAGATACCAAGGGAAAAACCTAAAACCAATATTTCATCCGGTCAcactttctttccttcgtttctcgttATTTTCTTCGCAACATTCGATCGACGTTTATTGCGGAATATTATGTACCGAACGAGAAGTTCCTTCTTTACTcgtgaaaatgttttttatcgtttactTTCATCATTTTCCCCCAGATTTTCCATCCAGTAACACTTTCTCCCCTTTGTTCCTAGCATTTCCTCCTCGATATAATacacattttaaatataataaaattcctatcaaataaaaaaagatcatTCTTCTCCAACGAGGATGTATCTTATcctttatttctatctttttcttttttttcttctttttcaatgtAATACATCTCGTTTTACGAATCTCTTAAAATATAATGGCTAACAACGATAGGTAAAATCTAGCGAtagtaataattcatttttaccTAGGTCTCTTCGGCCTGCAAATAGATTTGGCTGACGATTCTTTGCGTTCATCCTTCCGTGCTTTTCGCACCCTGAACGATCCTAATCTGCGTGAAATCTGATATGACGCTGCAAATTTTAAAGCAGTTGGTACAGATTCTTCGAGTTTCTCGAGATGAGGATCAAAGTGATTAAACGAAGCCAACGCctgtttaatgaaaattaatacgtGTTCCATTTGATTTTGTAGGCCCAGCATGTCACAGGGCACGGTGATGATTCAGACGCAAAGCCGGTTACAAGAAAAGGACTTCACTATTGCCACACCCGAGGAGTTTGTTCATCGTTTCGGCGGTACCAAAGTTATCAACAAGGTAACGTTGTTTTCTCAACGAGTACTGTATATTCTTCGTTACGTATCTCGAAACAACAGTCGATCTTTCAGCGTGTGAATCTTCCGGGAagaaatttttgcaatttttaacatttttaacatacgctttgaaataattgataatttgaattattattagatctTATTGTCAGAAgaagtaatttctttttaacggAGAAGATATTCGACATCTTCGGATAAAAGGAACGAATCGAATAGAGAAGGAGATCGTTCAATGTGAAGAAAATAATCGCGCACAGGATAGTATTCTATAACTAAGAGAcctaactttttaataaaatcgataCTTAAAGCAGTCGAGTATTAAGAAGCAGTTGCAGAAGGAGGTCGTTCAACGCGTAGATATGTCGCGTTCCGCTTGAGTATTTCTCAAGGCATTCGCCGTACAGTTTCGCAACAATGGCCAAACGACCTTCGTAGTTGACCTCGAACGACCTTGAATGATCTTGAATCATAGGTTACTAGATATACCTGTTCCGCGATACTCCACTGTAATAGCAATGTGAAACGCACATTGTTCCTTCCGCAAACGAAACAAAGCAGTGCCGTGACAACTTTAACTTGGAATatgtttctttattaattgTCGGTCATCTTAATTCGGATctaaatgtttttatataaataacatctTCCCAACTTTGAACAGCGTAATTATAACTTTAACAATTTATCTTCTAATAACATCAGACTatctataattatacataattatatataatatagttatatataaaaagagaaaaagaaaaaatattatcaaaaatttggTTGTTTTAGAGTTAGCAATCTAGCGTTAACAATCTTCCGccatataattatacataattatatatataattatacataaaaagagaaaaagaaaaaatatcaaaaatttggTTGTTTTAGAGTTCTAGCGTTAACAATCTTCCGCCATATAATTATTACTCGATAGTGAACCGACGAATTAGTTTTGTCTcgattgtaaatttatttcaagatttaaatagattttcctttgtttttcaGTTTTACCTTGGACTCCaatgtatttttgttttctaaacGTATTTGTGTATCTGAGATTGCAAGTGCCATTACCAGTGACACACTAGTCGTTCAATAACATTTTATCGTCAATATTTAGTCATCGCTTAAATTACGCTTCACGGATAACGATCGATAGagtaatcaaatttttcaaatcgcAGGTCCTAATCGCCAACAACGGAATAGCGGCTGTAAAATGTATGCGTTCGATCCGACGATGGTCCTACGAAATGTTCAAGAACGAACGCGCCGTACGTTTCGTCGTGATGGTCACTCCGGAAGATTTAAAAGCGAACGCGGAATATATCAAAATGGCAGATCAGTACGTACCCGTGCCAGGTGGAACCAACAACAACAATTATGCGAACGTCGAGCTGATCGTAGACATCGCTGTACGCACTCAGGTCCAGGCTGTATGGGCTGGTTGGGGTCATGCCTCTGAAAATCCAAAATTGCCAGAACTACTCCATAAAAATAACATGTGTTTCATTGGTAAGATCCTTTGCATTACAATGAAGCGATAGCTGAAGATTATTCTGTAAATTGTGAAGTAAATTATGTAATCTTACACTACCATGCATAAGTACGATGACTATCAAAGTATCGTAGTATAGccataataatttgaatatatgcAGATACTTATGCACCGTAGgttattcgaagaaatattcttcttagtaaattttgaagaaatgtgatttgaaaaattacgaattgaaagaataaatgaattgaatagtaattatttttaggGCCATCCGAGAGAGCAATGTGGGCTCTTGGAGATAAAATCGCGTCAAGTATTGTAGCGCAAACTGCAGATGTACCGACACTTCCTTGGTCAGGTTCGGAACTAAAGGCACAGTACAgtggaaaaaagataaaaatatcatcgGAACTTTTCAAGAAAGGGTGCGTTTCGACGGTAGAAGAATGCTTGGCAGCAGCTAACAAAATAGGCTTTCCTATAATGGTGAAAGCTAGCGAGGGAGGTGGTGGAAAAGGTATCAGAAAGGTGGAGAACGCTGAAGAATTGCCCACATTGTTTAGGTAAGAAggaaatttgtcaaattaatttaaaagattttttacatggttcgttatataaataattgcaaacgttatgtaaagaatatttatgtaacaaGTTATTGGAAACTTTATATTAAGAATGCTTAACGATTTTCTTAGGCAGGTACAAACTGAAATACCTGGATCTCCGATATTCATTATGAAATTGGCAAAATGTGCTCGCCATTTAGAAGTTCAATTATTAGCTGACAATTATGGAAACGCGATATCGTTATTTGGTCGTGACTGTTCTATTCAGAGAAGACATCAAAAGATTATCGAAGAAGCGCCTGCTGTGGTTGCTAAACCCGAAGTCtttgaagaaatggaaaaagtaaTTATCGATCCTATTCGccaatcaaaaatatttcacttttttaccataaattaattaacagacattattatgaaaatttgagTTCATTCCGTACAGTACTTTTTACATATTGTTTCGTAATAGGCTGCTGTAAGATTGGCCAAAATGGTTGGATATGTCAGCGCAGGTACTGTCGAATACCTGTACGACACTTCTGGACGATATTACTTTTTGGAATTGAATCCACGTCTTCAAGTGGAACATCCGTGTACTGAGATGGTATCTGATGTTAATTTGCCCGCGGCACAACTTCAAATTGCTATGGGGTTACCATTACATCATATTAAAGATATTCGTCTTCTTTATGGTGAAAGTCCATGGGGAGATAGCGTCATTGACTTCGATCAACCGAGACACAAACCCCAACCATGGGGTCACGTGATAGCTGCGAGAATTACTAGTGAAAATCCTGATGAAGgtataaattgtatttcataaaagaaattacatttgATCACGCTTGATCATTAAGGAATTCtgctgtaataaattttaatatttccattagGTTTTAAACCGAGTTCTGGTACGGTGCAAGAACTGAATTTCCGATCCTCGAAGAATGTTTGGGGTTACTTCTCAGTAGCAGCTTCCGGAGGTCTCCATGAATTTGCAGACTCACAATTCGGACATTGCTTCTCTTGGGGAGAGGATCGTAACCAGGCTCGAGAAAATTTGGTCATAGCTTTGAAAGAATTGAGCATTAGGGGTGATTTCAGAACCACCGTCGAATATTTGATTACGCTATTAGAAACTGAATCTTTCCAACAGAACAATATAGATACTGCGTGGCTTGATTTGTTGATTGCTGAACGCGTTAGGAGTGACAAACCGGATGTATTATTAGCCATAACATGCGGTGCGCTTCATATCGCTGATAGAACAATCACTGCCGCTTTTACTGGGTTTCAAACAGCATTGGAAAAAGGACAAATACAAGCCAGCAATGATTTAGATAATGTTATCGACGTAAgttgatttttatatcattaatttgTGTATAAATACTTGCttacgaatattataaaatttaacaaacattttttagGTTGAACTCATTAACGACggatacaaatataaaatacagacTGCTAAGTCAGGCCCTAATAGTTATTTTCTTGTTATGAACGGTTCCTACAAAGAAGTAGAATTACACCGACTATCGGATGGAGGATTATTGCTCTCTTTGGATGGCGCAAGTTTCACGACTTACATGAGGGAGGAAGTCGATCGTTACAGGATCATCATTGGAAATCAAACCTGCATCTTCGAGAAGGACAACGATCCTTCTTTATTGAGGTCACCATCAGCTGGCAAACTAATTAGCTATCTAGTCGAAGATGGTGGTCACGTGAACGCTGGACAAGCATACGCAGAAATTGAAGTCATGAAAATGGTAATGACAATAACAGCGAGCGAAGCTGGTAGCGTCTTTTATGTTAAAAGACCAGGTGCCATTCTCGAGGCTGGTACCTTGATTGCTCAACTAGAATTGGACGATCCATCTCTGGTAACAAAAGCTCAGGAGTACACTGGTAAATTCCCGGAAACTATAGCTCCAgcaatttctgaaaaattgaatCATCTTCATGCTGAATACAGAACAGCTTTAGAAAACACTCTAGGAGGATATTGTTTACCAGATCCGTACCACGTGCCTCGAGTACGAGAACTTCTTGAGAAATTCATGAATTCCCTTCGTGACCCTAGCTTACCATTGCTCGAACTTCAAGAAGTGATCGCAACGATATCAGGAAGAATTCCGATTTCCGTAGAGAAAAAAATCAGGAAATTGATGTCGCTGTACGAAAGAAACATAACTTCTGTTTTAGCTCAATTTCCTAGTCAACAAATTGCTGCTGTGATCGATGGACATGCAGCAAGTCTTTCCAAGCGATCTGAACGCGACGTCTTCTTCTTAACTACCGAAGCTATAGTGCAATTGGTACAAAGATATAGGAATGGAATACGTGGAAGAATGAAGACCGCTGTTCACGAACTACTTCGACAATATTACACCGTTGAAAGCCAGTTCCAACAAGGACATTACGATAAATGTGTTTCTGCTTTAATCGATGAATACAAAGATGATGTAGCAACAATAACAGCTATGATTTTCAGCCATAACCAAGTCACGAAGAAGAACGTTTTGGTAACTATGCTCATAGATCATCTCTGGGCGAATGAACCTGGTCTTACGGACGAGTTATCGAGCACGCTGACGGAACTAACGAGCCTGAATCGTACAGAGCATAGTCGTGTCGCGTTACGTGCGAGACAAATTCTAATCGCTGCTCATCAACCTGCTTACGAATTAAGACACAACCAAATGGAATCTATATTCTTATCAGCGGTAGACATGTACGGCCATGATTTCCATCCAGAAAACTTAGAGAAACTTATTCTTTCCGAAACAtctattttcgatattttacatgACTTCTTCTACCATTCCAATCGTACAGTTTGCAATGCTGCTTTGGAGGTTTATGTTCGCAGATCTTATATCAGTTATGAGTTGACTTGCGTGCAACATCTGGAATTGTCTGGCGAAGTACCGCTTGtacatttccaatttttgcTGCCTAACAATCATCCTAATATACAAAACCAATCTTCGGTTAATCACAGAGTCGGGGCTATGGCAGCTTTCCAAGACATGGATCAATTCACCCGATATTCTGACGAAGTTTTCGACCTCCTAGAGGATCTGTCTTCGATTACCTCAACTTCGGCTAAAGTTTTAGCAGAGGCAGTAGACGCAGCTGCAAGCGAATCGAGACACAGTACATCCATAAACGTATCTTTAAGCAATGCGGAAAATACTGGTACAGTGGAAATGGGTGAACGATCTGCAGAACCGGTACATATTTTGAGCATTGCCGttcaagagaaagagaatcaCGATGACGTTACGATGGCGAAACTCTTTGGAGATTGGTGCGCCGCGAACAAAGAGGAATTAATCTCACGAGACATACGAAGGATCACTTTCActgttttaaagaaaagacAATTCCCAAAATTCTTTACATACCGTCAAAGAGATGGTTTTGTTgaagataaaatttatcgacatCTCGAACCTGGTTGTGCTTTCCAATTGGAATTAAACAGAATGAGAACTTACGATCTTGAAGCTCTGCCAACCTCGAATCAAAAAATGCATCTTTACCTTGGCCGGGCAAAGGTTGCCAAAGGACAACAAGTCACCGATTATCGTTTCTTCATTCGTTCCATTATAAGACATTCTGATCTTATCACGAAGGAGGCCAGTTTCGATTATCTTCACAATGAAGGTGAACGTGTACTATTAGAGGCTATGGATGAATTAGAAGTCGCGTTCTCGCATCCGCTTGCTAAGCGTACGGAATGCAATCATATCTTCCTAAATTTCGTACCCACAGTTATTATGGATCCAGTAAGAATAGAAGAAAGCGTGACCAGTATGGTACTGAGGTACGGCCCGAGATTATGGAAATTACGAGTACGTCAGGCTGAGATTAAAATGACGATTCGGCCAGCACCAGGGAAGCCAACGTCTATTTTACGTTTGTGCATTGCCAACGATAGCGGATATAGCATAGATTTGCATCTTTATATGGAGGCAACCGATCCAAAGACTGGTATCATTCGTTTCGAATCTTATCCTTCTTCGATGGTAAATGGTACCTGGAGACCAGGACCTATGCATGGTCTTCCAATTTCTACGCCATATCTAACCAAAGATTATCTTCAAGCAAAACGGTTCCAAGCACAAAGTTCTGGCACAACGTATGTATATGATTTACCAGACATGTTTAGACAACAAACCGAAAAGATGTGGATTAAATACATAGAAGAAAGGCCACAGTGCGATATAACTATTCCAAATCCTGTGATGGATTGTGTAGAATTAGTATTAGAGGGTGACAATTTAGTGGAACAAAAACGACTTCCTGGTGAGAATAATGTTGGTATGGTCGCTTGGAGATTAAGGCTTTATACGCCAGAATATCCAGTATCTGGTCGAGACATTATACTGATAGCAAACGATTTGACACATTTGATTGGTTCTTTTGGTCCGAAGGAGGACTTAGTGTTCTGCAGAGCGTCTGAAAGAGCTAGGCAACTTGGAATTCCTCGAATATATTTCTCTGCAAATTCTGGCGCTCGCATTGGTCTAGCAGAGGAAGTGAAAGCGTTGTTCAGAATTGCTTGGGAGGATGAGGATGAACCAGAGAAAGgatttagatatatatatttaacaccAGATGATTACGCGCGTTTAGCACCGCTTAATTCAGTGAAAACTTCGTTGATCGAAGATAAGGGAGAATCTCGTTACAAGATTACCGATATTATTGGTAAAGATGACGGTCTTggtgtagaaaatttaaaatacgcTGGTATGATTGCCGGAGAAACATCGAAAGCCTATGACGAAATCGTTACGATTTCCATTGTATCTTGTAGAGCGATTGGTATCGGTGCTTACCTAGTCCGTCTTGGACAAAGGGTCattcaaatagaaaattctcaCATCATCTTAACCGGTTACAAAGCATTAAATACTGTCTTAGGCCGTGAAGTATACGCTAGTAATAATCAGTTAGGTGGTATACAAATTATGCATAATAATGGGGTATCACATGCAACAAACGTAAGGGACCTAGAGGGTGTTGCTACTGCTTTAAGATGGTTAAGCTACTGTCCCAAATTTAAGGGTGCACCCCTTCCTATATTATCAGCACCATTTCCTGATCCAGTCGACAGAGAAATCATGTATGTTCCTACAAAAGCAGCATATGATCCAAGATTCATGCTCGAGGGTAGAATACAAAATGGTACAAATTATTGGGAAAGTGGGTTCTTCGATCGTGGCTCTTGGcaggtatattttatattttagattaaTATTACATGTTAATTTAGTTTAATAAAATGACTCAAACATTTCTATACTATTAATATTACTTGCAGGAAATTATGAGGCCTTGGGCTCAAACTGTAGTAACTGGACGAGCAAGATTAGGCGGAATACCTTGCGGTGTTATTGCAGTAGAAACAAGAACCGTTGAGTTGCACTTACCTGCTGATCCTGCTAATCTCGATTCAGAAGCTAAAACAATATCTCAAGCAGGACAAGTATGGTTCCCTGACAGTGCATACAAAACTGCTCAAGCTATCAAAGACTTTGGAAAAGAAGAGCTTccactttttatttttgctaaTTGGAGAGGATTTTCTGGTGGAATGAAAggtttttattgatttttaataattactaaaatttcaCTCTTACTTATCGAGTGAATTACTAACGCTATATCTTTTCTAGACATGTACGAGCAAATTATCAAATTCGGTGCTTATATTGTGGATGGCTTACGAGAATATACTAAAccaatatttgtatatatccCACCAAATGGAGAACTAAGAGGTGGTGCTTGGGCTGTCGTTGATCCAACGATAAATCCTCGCTACATGGAAATGTTTGCTGACAATACAAGCAGAGGTGGAGTTTTAGAACCTGGTGGAATAGTAGAAATCAAGTTTAGAACTAAAGACATACTTAAAGCTATGCATAGGGTTGATTCAGTAATACAGAAGCTTAAAGTAAGAAActgattttgtttctttatcatcttttacattttataaataataggtCGTGTGTGGGACATATTATGACATCAATCATTGTTTTAGGAAAATCTAGCCAATGCAAATTCAGCCGAAGAACGAACAGACATTGAAAGCCAAATTCGTAAGAGGGAGCAACTTTTAGAACCTATGTATCGGCAAGTAGCAGTTCACTTCGCAGATCTTCATGATACGCCAGAGAGAATGTTTGAGAAAAATACCATTCATGATATTATTCCATGGCAAAAAGCACGCAGACTGCTTTATTGGCGACTTAGAAGAAGACTTTTAGAGGATGaaataaagaaggaaattcTATCAACTCAACACACTTTGGACGTTAGACAAGTCGGTGCAATGTTGCGTAGATGGTTTATAGAAGACAAAGGTGCCACAGAATCTTATCTGTGGGATCAAGATGAAGCTGCAACGAATTGGTTGGAGAATCAACGTCAAGATGAAAATAGTGTTGTTTCCCGTAACATCACTTGTGTAAGACAAGACGCAATCGTTTCTCGAGTCAAAGAAGCCCTTGAAACTTGTCCAGAAGTGAGATTaaatgcaattttagaaattgcgCACAGATTACAACCAGCAGAACGTGCAGAATTGCAAAGAACTTTATCACAGATAGAAACGACCACACAGGAACACCACAATGATTCAAGTGCTTCGTCCTAatgtttttctaaattaagaaaaatctcTTGTCTATCTGCGTACCTGGTGTATGTAGTTCTACATCTTAGAATTAATTGTACAGATACTCGTTATTCTTGTTAATAGCAAATTGTACGGGAGTAGTATAATTTTTGGAAAGTTAATAATTGTTTCTATCGATAGCGTTACTTGATGATAGAAAGTAATCGAACTCGTGTCTTATTCAAGTTCAATGGTGATGCTATCGAGTGTCAGACAGTATCACTGCCGTCTCCTAAACCATGGCAAAACGTGCCCTTTGTTTATAATGAGTGTATTcatgaatatagaaattatattgcaCATAtgcgtacatacatatatatataaataaataaataagtaatatatatgtgtttatttatttatatttatatgcatgtatgtatgtgtattttttttagaaaaaagttTGTTCGTTGCGTTTACTTTTACCGAATGACTAATGTGTACATCGATATTTCCCATTTCcgtcgaaaaaaagaaaacagatcgatggataatttttaaagtacGAAGTACTATTTTTCCAATCGTGTGTgatacaaaatagaaaaaattctttgatCTTTAGGAACAATTTAATGCGAATAAAGaggtagataataaaaaattttatgaacCTGAATGTTTAACAGAAATAAgacatttaatacaaaatagttgctaaataattatacatatatatatatattttatactatttttaattcattgatACCAAGttcaaatgtacatatattacatgCAGTCATATCGTTTGAGACATAAAAATTCTCGATACTCTCTTCGTTCGTGTCATTGTCCTTAAAAGACTGAAATCTGACTTCGATGCACATCAATTAGATCATCATCTAGAGTAAGCAATAccataaatgaaaaaaacatTGCTAAAGCAGACAAAAAATGCCAAATGTCATGACTATCAAAAAAGTTTAGGAGTATGCAGGGTTTATTATAATTGCGCGATTGTGCTGGGGTTAGCTCCCACGAGATAGAATtgtgtataaaaaaatgtaaagcgGCGCCCCAAAACACGATTGATAACACAATATAAATCGCTGGTTGAAGTAGAATTCGTTCTTTATGACAAACCTGAAATATCACAAAgtaaattaattcataatatGTGGACAAACTACATAAGTATAATTATTcgtgtatatgtacataccttcataacaatataaaaaaaagtatataaaattaaattagacaTTAATACAGCCAACAGAAACGTTGCGAAATTTTTCTCGCTGTGCATATTCCCAAGTACTGCGAGAGCAACGTTCCATAAATTTCCTacaataagtataataaaacgtCCCATATACAAAGGCCGAAAGAAATATCTAATTCCAGAACGGGCATCATGTTTACTAatctagaaaattataaaatcaatgATAAACTGTGCCTAGTAGAAGTAACTGAATCAaggtaaaatgaaaaatattagattcAAATACCAAATGCCTAAAATTACCTGTATTACTCTTATCAACAACGTTCTAACTTTCCATCGCCCCATGTAGTAAATTTGAATAGTCATATAAAGGCAAGTGAGCAAATGTACGATAGTAAACAGAACCCAGAAGTATATTGAACCATATAAAACTCCCAACAATCCTATGAAGATGATGAATGCTAACATTGCAAATGTAACTGATGCTCGGGCATTTATATCAGGATGACGATTGTGATAAATCTTGATCATACATAGCACTGTTATGATGTACATAAAACTCGTATctaaatagataatataatatttgtcattaatattataaaaaaaatttataaaatttaattatcttacCGAATTGAAAGTTGCTTCGATTTGGACACACGTGATAACTCCCTGAGAGTATTCCTTCCATAATAAGCGCAGTGCccattgcataaaataatcCATAATGTTGTGGTATGccataacatttatttttttctctttcaaattCATCATGTTCTCGAGaagatgttaaaaatataaataaaaaacccAACATGATGTATccgatatttgaaaatacatgATTGAGATCTGACAGTGATAAAAATGGATGAGcacataaaa
This Bombus pascuorum chromosome 1, iyBomPasc1.1, whole genome shotgun sequence DNA region includes the following protein-coding sequences:
- the LOC132913808 gene encoding acetyl-CoA carboxylase isoform X3, encoding MKSVLLLHRERFVTVLLIAPVFVGFTFAVIARRYIHFGPIFTDRAQQGWWADIIPAIRFLNFGRGNEGNIDREADDKENSEQDVNRSNDSSSTMSENPVSFVVGEPDNDRSEELEIEDSFPSESYDITTTQVQQNAMAGLIERRKRLRPSMSQGTVMIQTQSRLQEKDFTIATPEEFVHRFGGTKVINKVLIANNGIAAVKCMRSIRRWSYEMFKNERAVRFVVMVTPEDLKANAEYIKMADQYVPVPGGTNNNNYANVELIVDIAVRTQVQAVWAGWGHASENPKLPELLHKNNMCFIGPSERAMWALGDKIASSIVAQTADVPTLPWSGSELKAQYSGKKIKISSELFKKGCVSTVEECLAAANKIGFPIMVKASEGGGGKGIRKVENAEELPTLFRQVQTEIPGSPIFIMKLAKCARHLEVQLLADNYGNAISLFGRDCSIQRRHQKIIEEAPAVVAKPEVFEEMEKAAVRLAKMVGYVSAGTVEYLYDTSGRYYFLELNPRLQVEHPCTEMVSDVNLPAAQLQIAMGLPLHHIKDIRLLYGESPWGDSVIDFDQPRHKPQPWGHVIAARITSENPDEGFKPSSGTVQELNFRSSKNVWGYFSVAASGGLHEFADSQFGHCFSWGEDRNQARENLVIALKELSIRGDFRTTVEYLITLLETESFQQNNIDTAWLDLLIAERVRSDKPDVLLAITCGALHIADRTITAAFTGFQTALEKGQIQASNDLDNVIDVELINDGYKYKIQTAKSGPNSYFLVMNGSYKEVELHRLSDGGLLLSLDGASFTTYMREEVDRYRIIIGNQTCIFEKDNDPSLLRSPSAGKLISYLVEDGGHVNAGQAYAEIEVMKMVMTITASEAGSVFYVKRPGAILEAGTLIAQLELDDPSLVTKAQEYTGKFPETIAPAISEKLNHLHAEYRTALENTLGGYCLPDPYHVPRVRELLEKFMNSLRDPSLPLLELQEVIATISGRIPISVEKKIRKLMSLYERNITSVLAQFPSQQIAAVIDGHAASLSKRSERDVFFLTTEAIVQLVQRYRNGIRGRMKTAVHELLRQYYTVESQFQQGHYDKCVSALIDEYKDDVATITAMIFSHNQVTKKNVLVTMLIDHLWANEPGLTDELSSTLTELTSLNRTEHSRVALRARQILIAAHQPAYELRHNQMESIFLSAVDMYGHDFHPENLEKLILSETSIFDILHDFFYHSNRTVCNAALEVYVRRSYISYELTCVQHLELSGEVPLVHFQFLLPNNHPNIQNQSSVNHRVGAMAAFQDMDQFTRYSDEVFDLLEDLSSITSTSAKVLAEAVDAAASESRHSTSINVSLSNAENTGTVEMGERSAEPVHILSIAVQEKENHDDVTMAKLFGDWCAANKEELISRDIRRITFTVLKKRQFPKFFTYRQRDGFVEDKIYRHLEPGCAFQLELNRMRTYDLEALPTSNQKMHLYLGRAKVAKGQQVTDYRFFIRSIIRHSDLITKEASFDYLHNEGERVLLEAMDELEVAFSHPLAKRTECNHIFLNFVPTVIMDPVRIEESVTSMVLRYGPRLWKLRVRQAEIKMTIRPAPGKPTSILRLCIANDSGYSIDLHLYMEATDPKTGIIRFESYPSSMVNGTWRPGPMHGLPISTPYLTKDYLQAKRFQAQSSGTTYVYDLPDMFRQQTEKMWIKYIEERPQCDITIPNPVMDCVELVLEGDNLVEQKRLPGENNVGMVAWRLRLYTPEYPVSGRDIILIANDLTHLIGSFGPKEDLVFCRASERARQLGIPRIYFSANSGARIGLAEEVKALFRIAWEDEDEPEKGFRYIYLTPDDYARLAPLNSVKTSLIEDKGESRYKITDIIGKDDGLGVENLKYAGMIAGETSKAYDEIVTISIVSCRAIGIGAYLVRLGQRVIQIENSHIILTGYKALNTVLGREVYASNNQLGGIQIMHNNGVSHATNVRDLEGVATALRWLSYCPKFKGAPLPILSAPFPDPVDREIMYVPTKAAYDPRFMLEGRIQNGTNYWESGFFDRGSWQEIMRPWAQTVVTGRARLGGIPCGVIAVETRTVELHLPADPANLDSEAKTISQAGQVWFPDSAYKTAQAIKDFGKEELPLFIFANWRGFSGGMKDMYEQIIKFGAYIVDGLREYTKPIFVYIPPNGELRGGAWAVVDPTINPRYMEMFADNTSRGGVLEPGGIVEIKFRTKDILKAMHRVDSVIQKLKENLANANSAEERTDIESQIRKREQLLEPMYRQVAVHFADLHDTPERMFEKNTIHDIIPWQKARRLLYWRLRRRLLEDEIKKEILSTQHTLDVRQVGAMLRRWFIEDKGATESYLWDQDEAATNWLENQRQDENSVVSRNITCVRQDAIVSRVKEALETCPEVRLNAILEIAHRLQPAERAELQRTLSQIETTTQEHHNDSSASS